The Mytilus trossulus isolate FHL-02 chromosome 3, PNRI_Mtr1.1.1.hap1, whole genome shotgun sequence genome contains a region encoding:
- the LOC134709382 gene encoding heavy metal-binding protein HIP-like yields MFRIPVFALMIWAQIVTVDTTCDSELKNVLYQDILNMLMKMKGPSSAEPSTCNCKKIVIAFTASLSAAKSIGINEVVKFDKVWTNEGNGYHSNSGVFTAPKTGFYQISATIMSPNGKYFHSYLMKNNKQTVGMYPGQGHHTGAANIVLKLKKGDRVYIRHASNIESIYSDSNHYSMFSGFLISE; encoded by the exons ATGTTTAGGATACCAGTGTTTGCTCTTATGATATGGGCACAGATAGTTACAGTGGACACTACATGTGATTCTGAACTTA AGAATGTGCTCTACCAAGATATTCTTAATATGCTGATGAAGATGAAAGGTCCTAGTTCTG CAG aaCCGTCTACCTGTAACTGCAAGAAGATTGTAATTGCTTTCACAGCTTCGCTGTCAGCTGCAAAATCCATTGGCATAAACGAGGTTGTTAAGTTTGATAAAGTTTGGACCAATGAGGGAAACGGATATCACTCAAATTCTGGAGTCTTCACAGCACCAAAGACAGGATTCTATCAAATATCTGCAACAATAATGTCTCcgaatggaaaatattttcattcatatcttatgaaaaataataaacaaactgTTGGAATGTACCCAGGACAAGGCCATCATACAGGTGCAGCAAACATTGTTCTGAAATTAAAGAAAGGAGATCGTGTGTACATTAGGCATGCAAGCAACATCGAGAGCATTTATAGTGATAGCAATCATTATAGCATGTTTTCTGGATTtcttatttctgaataa